The nucleotide sequence CGTAGCCGAACGCGAAGCGCCCCTTCACACAGCTGTGCCCCTCGTTGGCGCCGCCGTCCTTGTGCGGCACCATCCGGACCAGCTGGTCGCCGCGCAGCTCGGCCTTGAACGAGCAGCCGACACCGCAGTAGGCGCAGGTGGTGAGCACCGTCCGGTTCGGCATGCCGAGGTCGACGACCGACTTCTCCTGCAGCGTCGACGTGGGGCAGGCCTGCACGCACGCGCCGCAGGAGACGCACTCCGACGACAGGAAGTCCGGTGCGCCACCGGGCACGATCCGGCTGTCGAAGCCCCGGCCCTCCAGGGTGAGCGCGAGGGTCCCCTGCACCTCGTCGCAGGCGCGCACGCAGCGCGAGCAGGCGATGCACTTGCTGGGGTCGTAGTCGAAGTACGGGTTGGACGTGTCCTTGGCCTCGTCGAGGTGGTTCGCGCCCTCGTAGCCGTAGCGGACGTCGCGCAGCCCGACCACACCCGCCATGTCCTGCAGCTCGCAGTCGCCGTTGGCCGGGCAGGTCAGGCAGTCCAGCGGGTGGTCGGAGATGTAGAGCTCCATCACCCCGCGGCGCAGGTCCTCCAGCTGCGGGGTCTGGGTGGCGACGACCATGCCGTCGGCGCAGGGGGTGGTGCAGCTGGCCGGGGTGCCCTTCCCGCCTTCGACCTCGACCAGGCACAGCCGGCACGAGCCGAACGGTTCGAGCGAGTCCGAGGCGCACAGCTTCGGGATCTGGATGCCCGCCTCGGCGGCCGCGCGCATCACCGAGGTGCCGGCGGGCACCTCGACGGCGTGCCCGTCGATCTCGACGGCCACCGTGGTGTCCGAGGTGCGGGCGGGCGTGCCGTAGTCGGTCTCCTTGAGCAGGGCCATGGCTACTCCTCCGTGCCCATCAGCGCCGCATTGCGGGCGGCCGTGTCGGCGGCGAACTTGTCCGGGACCGGCAGCCCCGTCTGTACCGGGGGCCGGTCGAAGTCCTCGGCGAAGTCCTGCACGGCGCTGCGCACCGGCATCGGCGTGAGGCCGCCCATCGCGCACAGCGAGCCCTTGGTCATGGTGTCGCACAGGCTGTCCAGCAGGATCAGGTTCCGTTCCCGGTCGACCCCGCCGATGATCTTGTCGATGGTCTCGACGCCGCGCACCGCACCGACCCGGCACGGCGTGCACTTGCCGCAGGACTCGATCGCGCAGAACTCCATCGCGAACCGGGCCTGCCGGGCCATGTCGACGGTGTCGTCGAACACCACCACCCCGCCGTGCCCGATCATCGCGTTCGCCGCGGCGAACCCCTCGTAGTCCATCGGCAGGTCGAAACGGTCGGTCGGGAGGTAGGCGCCCAGCGGCCCGCCGACCTGCACGGCGCGCACCGGCCGGCCGGAGCCGCTGCCGCCGCCGTAGCCCTCGACCAGTTCGCCGAGCGTGATGCCGAACGCGGTCTCCACGATCCCGCCCCGGCGCACGTTGCCGGCGAGCTGGAAGACCTGGGTGCCGCGGGACCGTTCGATGCCCAGCTCCTGGTAGGCGGCCGGGCCGTCCGCCATGATCATCGGGACGGAACCGAGGGTCAGTACGTTGTTGACGACCGTCGGTTGCCCGAACAGCCCTTCCAGCGCGGGGATCGGCGGTTTCGCGCGCACCGTGCCGCGCCTGCCCTCGAGGCTCTCCAGCATCGAGGTTTCCTCGCCGCAGATGTAGGCGCCCGCGCCGACCCGGACGAACAGGTCGAACGACAGCTCGCTGCCGGCGATCCGCTCGCCCAGCCAGCCGCGGGAGTAGGCGATCTCGATGGCCTGGCGCATCGTGGCGACCGCGTCCGGATACTCCGAACGCAGGTAGATGTAGCCCTCGGTGGCGCCCACCGCGTGTGCGGCGATGGTCATGCCCTCGATCAGGGTGAACGGGTCACCCTCCATCAGCATCCGGTCGGCGAACGTGCCGGAGTCGCCCTCGTCGGCGTTCGCGCAGATGAACTTCAGCTCGGCGGGGGCGTCGTGCACGGTCTTCCACTTGATCCCGGCGGGGAATCCCGCGCCGCCGCGGCCGCGCAGGCCGGACTCGGTGACGGCGGTGACGACGTCGGCGGGGGACATCTCCAGCGCCCGGGTCAGGCCGGCGAAGCCGCCGTGCCGGACGTAGTCCTCGACGCTCAACGGGTCGATCACACCGACCCGACGGAAGGTGACCCGCTGCTGGGAGGCCAGCCAGTCGATCTGCGCGGTGCGGCCGTGGCTCAGCCGGGTCGGCGCGCCGTCGAGCAGCCCGGCACCGACCAGCTCGCCGACGTCGGCGGCGTCCACCGGTCCGTAGGCCACCCGGCCCTCGGCGGTCTCGACCTCGACCAGCGGCTCCAGCCACAGCATGCCGCGCGAGCCGTTGCGGACGATCCGGATGTCGCGCCCGGCGTCGGCGGCTGCGGTGGCGAGCGCGTCAGCGACCTCGTCGGCGCCGACCGAGCGGGCCGCCGAGTCGGCGGGGACGTACACCGTCACCGGGGCGCTCATCGGGTCACCTCCGGGAGGATCGCGTCGAACCGGTCGGGGGTGACCCGGCCGTGCAGCCTGCCGTCGACGGTGACGGCGGGGCCGAGCGCGCAGTTGCCGAGGCAGAAGATCTGCTCCAGCTCGTAGGTGCCGTCGTCGGCGCGGGCGTCCATCGCGATGCCGAGGGTGCTGATGGCGTGCTCGACGAGCTCGTTCGCGCCGACCGCCTGGCAGGCCTCGGCCCGGCAGATCTGCACGACGCACTGCGCGGCCGGGGTGCGCCGGAAGTCCTTGTAGAACGTGGCGACGCCGTGCACCTCGGCCTCGGAGAGGTTCAGCACCTCGGCGATCACCGTGGTGTCCTCGTGCGTGAGGTAGCCGATCTCCTCGACCACCCGGTGCAGGATCGGCATGAGGGCGCCGCGCTCGTCCTTCAGGCCCGCGGCGATCTCCCGGACGGCTGCGGCCCGTCCGGTGTCCAGTGCCACGTCAGACATGTGCCTCCCCATCGCCGGTGATGCTCCTCACACGTTGTCAAGAGGGCGCCGCAACGACAAGGGTCCGGTGACTCGACCTGTCGATCCGATGATAAACAGCGTCGATCACAGCTGGTTAGACTCCTGCGATGCCGCCCGACATCCTGATCCGCCAGCTGGAGTACGTGGTGGCGCTGGCTCGCGAGCAGCACTTCGGCCGGGCGGCCGCGGCCAGCCACGTCAGCCAGCCGGCGCTGTCCGCGGCGATCCGGAAGCTGGAGCGCGAGCTCGGTGTCACGATCGTGCAGCGCGGCCGCCGGTTCGCCGGATTCACCGACGAGGGACGGCGGGTCGTGGCGTGGGCGCACCGGATCCTCGCCGAGCGCGACGGGCTCCGGAGCGAGCTCGACCGGATGCGCGACGAGCTGACCAGCACCCTGCGGATCGGGGCGATTCCGACCGCGGTGCCGCCGAGCCCGCTGGTGACCACGCCGTTCCGGCAGCGGCATCCGCAGGCGGGTGTGCGGATCGAGGCGCTGTCGTCGACCGAGATCCTCCGCAGGCTGGAGGAGTTCGAGATCGACGTCGGGCTGACCTACCTCGACCCGCACACCCCGGAGGCCACCGCTGCCGTCCCGCTCTACCGCGAGCACTACCTGCTGCTCACCCCCGCCGACGGGCCCCGGGCCGGGCAGCAGACGGTGCGCTGGAGCGACGTCGCGGCGCTGCCGCTGTGCATGCTCGACACCAGCATGCAGAACCGGCGGATCCTGGACCACGCGGCCGCCGCGGCGGGCACCCGGCTCGTCCCGGCCGTCGAGACGAACACGGTGGACGGCCTGTACGCGCACGCCGCGGGCGGTGCCTGTTCCAGCATCATCGCGCACACCTGGCTGCACGCGTTCGGCATCCCGGAGGGGATGACCACGATCCCGCTGGCTGAGCCGAGCCCGCGGCCTGCGGTGGGCATCGTGATCCCGGGCAGGCAGCCGAACTCCATCGCGGCGAACGCGCTGCTCGAGATCGTCGGCGGCCTCGATGTCGCCGCCGAGCTGGACCGGTCGGTCGCGGTGGTGACCGGGTCCGGCCGATCACGCGGCGCCGTTCCGGTCGCGGACGGCTCCTAGTCGGCCGTCGCGACAGCGGATGTCCCGGAGTGGACTGCCGGGGTTCCCGTGGTCGGCATGGGTTGCCGTGATCCGCACGGGTTTCCGTGATCCGCACGGGATCCGATGCCGTGCGAACGACGGGAACCCGTGCGGATCGTGACCGGGGTCGTCGGGGCTCAGCCGTCGGTGGGGGCCGCAGTGGGTGTCGCGGTGGGGGCCGCCGTGGGCGGGCCGTAGGTCAGCCGGCGGAGCAGCGCCTCGGCCGGGCCGGGCGCGCCACGCCGCTCCGCGACGACCGCGTACAGCACGGTGAGCAGCCAGACCCCGATCGCGAACGCGGCGGTCTGCGCGCTGCCCAGGATCCCTCCGAGGCCCAGGCCCCAGGCCGCGAGCAGCGGGGCGCACAGCAGCGACTGCGCCAGGTAGCAGGTCAGCGACCGTTTCCCGACGGCGGTCAGCGCGCCGCCGAGCGGTCCGAGCGGCCGGCCGGCGAGGCGGTCGCCGATCAATCCGAATGCAGCGACGTAACCGAGGCCGCAGGCAAGCCCGGCGAGCATCTGCGGCACGGCGAACGACGAGAGCGCCGGGGCCATCGTGTCGAGCACACCGATGTGCGTCAGCGCGAACGGCAGACCGGCGAGCCAACCGATCGTGATCCCGCCGACGGCGGTGATCCACAGCAGCCGGCGGTGCTCCCACGGTCGATCCAGCACACGATGGCGGGCGGCCCAGAACCCCAGCAGGATCGATACCGGAACGACCATCCCGACGAGTCCCTGGATCAGCAGGACCTGGATCGGCCACATCGTCATCCGCGCGAGCGCGGCGCCGAGGAGATCGGGATCGGACACGCTCGCCCGCGCCAGGACGGTGACCGTGGCGCCCACGTCGTTCGGCTCCTGCAATCCGGCCAGCACGGCGAGCCCCTCGAGCGCCGAGAGGACCGCGAGCAGCGCGAGCAGGCCGGTGCCGATCCCCGCCCAGACCAGGAGTGTGCGGTCGGACCGGCGGAGGAACAGCCACACCAGGGCCAGTCCGCACAGACCGTAGGCACCCAGGACGTCGCCGCCCCAGAGCAGCAGCGCGTGCACGGCACCGAAGGCGACCAGAAGCAGGTTCCGGCGGCGCAGCAGTCGTCGGGCCTCGTCGTCGGAGAGCCCGGCCGCCTGCTGCCGCCGCAGGATCATCACCAGGCCGTAGCCGAACAGGAACGCGAACATCGGGTAGACCCGCAGATCGACCGTGGTGATCAGAACGGCCTGGACGACCCGGTCCACGACCGATCCGTCCACCGGGTGCGCGCCCATCCCGCCGTGTGGCCGTCCGTAGAGGTAGTAGGGCGTGTTCGCCAGGACGATCAGCAGCAGCATGACCCCCCGGGCGATGTCCGGCGCGGGTATCCGGCCGGTGAGCCCGGCCGGGCCCGCGGTTGCCGGTGGATGTGTGTGGTCGGTTGTCATGGTGTCCCCCCGTGGTGCTGCGGTGTCGTGCCGTCGGCCCCGTCGGCCCCGTCGGCCCCGTCGGCCCCGTCGGCCCCGTCGGCCCTGTCGGCCCTGTCGGCACTGACGGCCTGCTCGAACAGGTCGGCCAGCTCGGCGGCGTGTGTGTCGACGTCGTGATCGGGATAGGTGTGGGCGTAGTCGACCATCGCGTCGATGGCGGCCTGGACGGTCACCGCCATCACGCGGGCGTCGAAGCTGCGCAGTTCGCCGGACTCCTGGCCGGCCCGGAACATCTCCTCCATGCCGCGGTAGAGCGACTCGTTGAACTCGTTGCCGTAGCGCAGGCGGCCATCGGCGTCCCGGAGGTTGTTGAGGATCTCGGCCAGGGCGACCATCTCGGCCCGGTGTGTGCGGACGTAGGCGCCGACGCCCAGGATGCGGGCGCGCAGTCGGCCCACCACCGTCGACTCCTGCTCGATGTGCGGCACGACGAGCTCGGTGATCTCCGCGTACACGTGCTCGACGAGCTGCTCGACCAGGTTGTCCCGGCCGGCGAAGTGGTAGGCGATCACGCCCTTGCTGATACCTGCGTGCTCGGCGATCCGGGCCAGCGAGGCGCCCGCGTAGCCGAGCTCAGCGAACATCGCGACGGCGCTCTCGATGATCTGCGCACGACGGACGTCCTCGATCGCCGACCGACGCTTCTGGCCGCTTGGACTTTTTTCTGACCGCATGGATTAGAATTAGCACGACCGGTCAGATTTGAGCAAGGCCGGTGCCCCGATCGGAAGGAGCGGCTGATGGCCGACGGCCCGTGGACCGTGGAGCGGGTGGACGAACCCGCCTTACTCGTCGAGAACTCATTCCTGTTCGACCACCCGGTGCGGCCCGCCGGTGCGCAGGACTTCCTGCGACGTGCGGGACACGTCCTGCTGCTCGCCCGTGTTGCCGACGGGTCCGGCATCGGTTTCGTGTCCGGGATCGAGATGCGGCATCCCGACGGCGACCCCGAGATGTTCGTCTACGAGCTCGCGGTGGATGCCCGGTGGCGGCGCCGCGGAGTGGCCGCGGCGCTGCTGCGTGCGCTGGGGGAGGAAGCCCTCCGCCGGGGCTGCGCCGGCATGTGGACCGGGACCGAGCGGGACAACGTCGCGGCGCTCGCCACCTATCGGTCGCTCGGCGCCGACATCGACGACCGCTCGGTGTTCGTCACCTGGGACTCCTGTCCGGAGGGCGTGCGGACGCGATGATCGGGGTGCGAGTGGGCGATCGTGAGCCGGGACGCATCAGGGTGGCGACGGCGGAGACCGTGACGGCGAGGATCAGCGTGGTGAACACAAAGGCGAGGACGCTGTGCGCCACGACGGTCCGCCGCATCTCGCGGGTCGTCACGGTGACGTCACCGGTCCCGAACGAGGTGCTCACCCCGACCGTGACGTCGAGCAGGTAGCCGGTGACGGTGTCGTCGACACACCCGCTGTGCTGCTGGAGCGACGCGGTGCCCCCACTCGTCCACGACCAGCAGTCCGGCGTCCGGTAACTGCCCGGCCGGCTCTTCGGCGTTGCGCAGCGAGGTTGCCGGGTCGTACCGGCTGCCCACGATGAGCAGTGGATTCGCCGTGCGTGGTGGGAAGGGGGCAACCAGGATTCCGGGACGTCTACAACCCGGCGCAGATCGACGTCCTGCGCCGGTTGCGCCGGAGC is from Pseudonocardia autotrophica and encodes:
- a CDS encoding formate dehydrogenase beta subunit, which translates into the protein MSAPVTVYVPADSAARSVGADEVADALATAAADAGRDIRIVRNGSRGMLWLEPLVEVETAEGRVAYGPVDAADVGELVGAGLLDGAPTRLSHGRTAQIDWLASQQRVTFRRVGVIDPLSVEDYVRHGGFAGLTRALEMSPADVVTAVTESGLRGRGGAGFPAGIKWKTVHDAPAELKFICANADEGDSGTFADRMLMEGDPFTLIEGMTIAAHAVGATEGYIYLRSEYPDAVATMRQAIEIAYSRGWLGERIAGSELSFDLFVRVGAGAYICGEETSMLESLEGRRGTVRAKPPIPALEGLFGQPTVVNNVLTLGSVPMIMADGPAAYQELGIERSRGTQVFQLAGNVRRGGIVETAFGITLGELVEGYGGGSGSGRPVRAVQVGGPLGAYLPTDRFDLPMDYEGFAAANAMIGHGGVVVFDDTVDMARQARFAMEFCAIESCGKCTPCRVGAVRGVETIDKIIGGVDRERNLILLDSLCDTMTKGSLCAMGGLTPMPVRSAVQDFAEDFDRPPVQTGLPVPDKFAADTAARNAALMGTEE
- a CDS encoding NAD(P)H-dependent oxidoreductase subunit E — translated: MSDVALDTGRAAAVREIAAGLKDERGALMPILHRVVEEIGYLTHEDTTVIAEVLNLSEAEVHGVATFYKDFRRTPAAQCVVQICRAEACQAVGANELVEHAISTLGIAMDARADDGTYELEQIFCLGNCALGPAVTVDGRLHGRVTPDRFDAILPEVTR
- a CDS encoding LysR family transcriptional regulator; the protein is MPPDILIRQLEYVVALAREQHFGRAAAASHVSQPALSAAIRKLERELGVTIVQRGRRFAGFTDEGRRVVAWAHRILAERDGLRSELDRMRDELTSTLRIGAIPTAVPPSPLVTTPFRQRHPQAGVRIEALSSTEILRRLEEFEIDVGLTYLDPHTPEATAAVPLYREHYLLLTPADGPRAGQQTVRWSDVAALPLCMLDTSMQNRRILDHAAAAAGTRLVPAVETNTVDGLYAHAAGGACSSIIAHTWLHAFGIPEGMTTIPLAEPSPRPAVGIVIPGRQPNSIAANALLEIVGGLDVAAELDRSVAVVTGSGRSRGAVPVADGS
- a CDS encoding DUF418 domain-containing protein codes for the protein MTTDHTHPPATAGPAGLTGRIPAPDIARGVMLLLIVLANTPYYLYGRPHGGMGAHPVDGSVVDRVVQAVLITTVDLRVYPMFAFLFGYGLVMILRRQQAAGLSDDEARRLLRRRNLLLVAFGAVHALLLWGGDVLGAYGLCGLALVWLFLRRSDRTLLVWAGIGTGLLALLAVLSALEGLAVLAGLQEPNDVGATVTVLARASVSDPDLLGAALARMTMWPIQVLLIQGLVGMVVPVSILLGFWAARHRVLDRPWEHRRLLWITAVGGITIGWLAGLPFALTHIGVLDTMAPALSSFAVPQMLAGLACGLGYVAAFGLIGDRLAGRPLGPLGGALTAVGKRSLTCYLAQSLLCAPLLAAWGLGLGGILGSAQTAAFAIGVWLLTVLYAVVAERRGAPGPAEALLRRLTYGPPTAAPTATPTAAPTDG
- a CDS encoding TetR/AcrR family transcriptional regulator, which translates into the protein MRSEKSPSGQKRRSAIEDVRRAQIIESAVAMFAELGYAGASLARIAEHAGISKGVIAYHFAGRDNLVEQLVEHVYAEITELVVPHIEQESTVVGRLRARILGVGAYVRTHRAEMVALAEILNNLRDADGRLRYGNEFNESLYRGMEEMFRAGQESGELRSFDARVMAVTVQAAIDAMVDYAHTYPDHDVDTHAAELADLFEQAVSADRADRADGADGADGADGADGADGTTPQHHGGTP
- a CDS encoding GNAT family N-acetyltransferase, which encodes MADGPWTVERVDEPALLVENSFLFDHPVRPAGAQDFLRRAGHVLLLARVADGSGIGFVSGIEMRHPDGDPEMFVYELAVDARWRRRGVAAALLRALGEEALRRGCAGMWTGTERDNVAALATYRSLGADIDDRSVFVTWDSCPEGVRTR
- a CDS encoding DUF1345 domain-containing protein is translated as MSTSFGTGDVTVTTREMRRTVVAHSVLAFVFTTLILAVTVSAVATLMRPGSRSPTRTPIIASARPPDRSPR
- a CDS encoding alpha/beta hydrolase — encoded protein: MGSRYDPATSLRNAEEPAGQLPDAGLLVVDEWGHRVAPAAQRVCRRHRHRLPARRHGRGEHLVRDR